The DNA segment acaattgtggattttttaatcttttttcaaaaaaattctaatttttggaaaatagctctgaattttttaaattaattttgaagaaaattaatattttttcaaaaaaaaaaaaaaaatttttaggaatacttgtggattttgaattttttttgcaaaaaatttaatatttgcaatttaattttttcaattctgcaaaaaatttaatttaaaaaaaaaatttaagtttggtatttcaaaaaagttcaaagaccatgttaatataataaatattatattaattttttattcactcgtttcagtcgtgaattatgtTGCGTCGCGTATGGAGATCTCAAAGGAagatatttgacattttttacattttactatctgaaagggaaaaacgtaTTGAATGCGACcattaaaatttgcaatttatacGGGGCCAATATTCTTCCGGTTAGTGTCGCACAACAAAGGTTCGAGCGATCCCCCCTGAATTCTTCTCTTTATAGTGAACAACTCGAATTTGTGAAACTGGCGATCGAAAAAAGCGGCGAGTATTGGTGTATATGAACACCAGAACAATATCAAGACAACGCAATCCCCACACATCTTTGACGACGGGCCAGAAGCTCGGGGAGCTCTTGGGAAGTTCTTATGAATCCACCCTACAGTCGGGACGTGGCATAGAGTGattaccacctgttcctgtctatgccCAACATGCTAGGGGAAActaatttggcctcaatagacgCCTGTCAAATTTAAATTCGAACAGAAGGGAGGATACTTGGCTTTAATTTTAATGCTTTAGGTTAGAcaatcatgtaatcaggcttgctagaattttcaatctgatgtattgtacggactgctgggcaagacaggcagattttgaccaaacacgcaaccactcatagtctaagACATcacactattgctagaattttctatttaatgtatcgtaccgactgttgggtaagaaaaacagattttgacaaagcaCACAACTTACGTTATgacgtaaatattaaaaagcgtggtggaagtcaaacatcagtcgtaaacgGGTTATCGTAAAACCTTGGgcttctattaaccttggtattttttaaatgtctgaAGCTGTAGAGAGGCCATCCAcctccattaaatattttaaggaatcaAACCTTGGAAATTACTTTGCATTTTAAGGATAAATCTAATcgaccataaattttttgatggtCTTTATCTATTTTTCTCTCATTGAGATTTGATAggaacttaaattaaaaaaatgcattttctgtTTTATATCCCGAGGCAATATGACAATCTGGCATTCACACAAAATTTACAATCTTAAGTTCGATAAAGTTAAATAATGTAACGgtgcttataaataatataattatcttgtTCACCTATAGTACATTCAAGGGGTAAGTATATTAAGTGTTAAAAGAGATGAAGGAAATGTTATGACGACTTATGTAGAGCacgtattaaaatattttccttattctTACTATACAATCCTTTTCTCGTGTAATCCAAGAATATTATTGACAAATGATTGTATTGAGGTTGCGTGAAATATGTAGACATATGTCTtccgtttattaaataaaaaggctGTAATTGTGGAAAACACACATTTACAGCttcaaaatatctaaatacataatggttttacattttacaatgtatTGACAAGCTTTTTAGTGAATCACAgctttttgtaacaaaaaaattaataatttcatgaACAAAAGGATAATAATGATACACTTTtatctttcttcaagaatatttgattaattaattatatctaaaaataatttaaaaaaaataggatttctTCATCATTATCAGTTCCATGATGAGGATTTAGGATAATAGTTTTGATAATGGTGGTTGTATTTTCTTTGGCCATAATTAGTTTTATGTTTATGTAGAGcagtatatattgtatttgttaATCCGTTGATCCATTCTTTGGTTCCAATATAGTCATAGCGTTCTTATAATGAAATAACATCGATTAAATCGaacaaattttgttataaactaCTTACTTTGAGCAAATCCTCCGAAAATCCCTCCGGAAAATAGACTTGTTGCAAAATACAGAATGTAAAATAGAACAATAATGACGGCAACACCGAAAATTTGATTGCCATCTATTCCAGGGATTTGAATATTAGGAAATGTTCCAAAGGGATCAAACGGCGTTGCAACAATTTGGCTAGGAATAAAAGGTATATGGTTGAAGGAAGGGCGAGAGACGAACGAAGATACCACTGGAGCCGCAGCTATGACTGGTTCTGTTACAAATGATGATATATGAATATTCTGATCAAAGATAGTATAGAGTAATAGGTAACTCACTTGATCCAAATCCcaagatattaaaattatttagattgAGAGTGATTTGACTCAATCGTTGTAGGGTTTGAtggaaaaatatcattctttttCGTCGTTTGCCACTTACAGAGACTAAAATAAAGACATCAATTAggtctttaattatattttgagagaaaTACAAAAGTTTTACTTGATTCTACGCTCGAGTTATTGTCATCATCTTTCATCATGTCATCGGAATTTTGAGTCTCCAAATTGTCTGTATTAGACGTTTGAGCAGGTGTGTCTAAGCTTAAATCATCCAATTTTGTCGTATCTTGCCCTTTTGGAACAATGACAAATACACAGCCATTTGTTAACAGATCTTCTAACTCAACCCTGCTATAAAGCTCTTCGTCATCTTCgactaatttacaaataaatattatgaaataaaaaaaaaagtttatgaattatatatctTCTAAAAGTAATCTGATATAAACTGGATTTTACCTTCTTGTTTCAGTTCCACAATCTTTATTGCTTGAACTGTATCTTGGGAAGTAAGAGAGGAACAGGGAGTTAAGGATGCGTATATAATTGGATTTCCATGTTCAAAGAGTGCTCTTGTTGATCGAAGATGACACCCTAGCTTGATTGAGTTATTGGAGAAGATTTTGACGTCAAGTTTTAATTCGGTATTCTCATCGTTTTTGAGATCGATATTGTATG comes from the Lepeophtheirus salmonis chromosome 4, UVic_Lsal_1.4, whole genome shotgun sequence genome and includes:
- the LOC121116659 gene encoding uncharacterized protein, producing MRDLFFRKTGVLLVLLLIAIGKSQTQEQSPNIISPGFADLFRKAIANQTELELMGLINNNDFENNEIDKKVPFYSIIRSNIVESRPDAVEVDSSSPPPQANSDEVKYNTNSEETIEDKDTSTPAKRMGIEEMIKGDSEMTKGDSEMTKGDSEITNGDSDTLKGDSGMTKGDTEITKEDSEMTKGDTETIKGDSEMTIGDSEMNGDKDMDVVDNVNTLTEDIQEDIKIPNGDTEEETTATPVVTVLETYNIDLKNDENTELKLDVKIFSNNSIKLGCHLRSTRALFEHGNPIIYASLTPCSSLTSQDTVQAIKIVELKQEVEDDEELYSRVELEDLLTNGCVFVIVPKGQDTTKLDDLSLDTPAQTSNTDNLETQNSDDMMKDDDNNSSVESISVSGKRRKRMIFFHQTLQRLSQITLNLNNFNILGFGSKPVIAAAPVVSSFVSRPSFNHIPFIPSQIVATPFDPFGTFPNIQIPGIDGNQIFGVAVIIVLFYILYFATSLFSGGIFGGFAQKRYDYIGTKEWINGLTNTIYTALHKHKTNYGQRKYNHHYQNYYPKSSSWN